Genomic segment of Pochonia chlamydosporia 170 chromosome 1, whole genome shotgun sequence:
CTTGAAGACTGATCCGCGGGCTGAAAGTTGActgcttggtgatggttccGAGGAGGCTCAATGGCCCAGTCTTGGAGAGTTTTTGGACTCTGTATGGTAGGTTTCAATGAAGAAAGCATGAATAAGGTTGAACTAGTATTGCCGTACGAATTACTACTGACTTGGTTCTCCTTTGCCTGATATGGTATACGTATGATGTGAGCTGCTCTGCCTGTCACCACAACACAAAACAACTTCCCGACGCCTTCTGGGGATGTTGATCGGCTAGCCCTGTGCTCCACAAGACATGTGTCCGGCAGGCTTCTCGCTGGAGGTTTCTGACTCAATGGTATTCATGCGGCTCGTTCGCGTTCTCGGAACGGGTGAAACGGGTCAACATGCACAGGCGGCGAAATTAGGCACTCCGGAAAGTAGTTGTGTGAGAAACTACTCTTGATAAGCAAGGAAAGACCTGGGTCGACTATCACACTACTGTTTGTGTCAAAGTGAACTTCGTCGTTGCTGTGTGAAGGGTGGATGGCATGATTTCCTGACAATGTTAGCGCCATGATGCTTGTAAGTATTGAGCCTTTTGCTGTCAAACAGCGAGCAGCCGTCCTGAGTCCTCGTGCTGCACAAACGCATTGTCCCAGCTGCTAGAGGAACTTAATGCGTTAAACTTATGTGATATTAAATAGTCCACCCTCGGAGACGGATGGATGTCCAAGCCAAGAATCTGGCCGTTTCATCTGCGGCATATCACACGTCAAAACTATATTGAAACCGGCTGATTTGGCCGAACAGGGAACTTGGCAGACTGGGATGGCAAAAAATCACCGGCCGAGGTCCCATTTTCAAGGCGTGTATTGCTGAGCAGGGGAATGCTTGCCAATGGCTCCCTTTCACTTCTATCATGAAATTTCCCTACGGTTCGTGCCGACGAACAGCTCTGTTCTTGAAGCTATGCTATAGCATGAATTGCTGCTTCAGAGCCCATGCGCCCATCGTCTTTGAGGCGCTCTTCAGTAGCCAAGTACATCTCTGGAAGCCAGTTCGGGACTGGCTCTCCTAATGCCATtctggcgatggcttcacCAGCGGACCAACACTGTGTCATACCATATCCATTGTAACCAGCTGCAATCCATTCACTGCCTTCAATGCCGCGCCCCGTAATGCTAAGTGGTATCTTTCCAACCAGAGGGAGTTGATCTGGTGTTGCGGCAGCGATACCTGACCATATCCGATGGATCTCTGGATCATGCGCGGCTCCTGTCTTTGGATCATCCCATCCTTCGAGGAACAATGTCGGCAAAATTGAAGAAACATTTTCGATGGACACAGCACTGACTTTGGTATCGTCAGACGTCACTTTTtcttccagcagctgcttctCTCCACCGAAGAAGAGGTCCCCAGTTTTGGCATTCTGCTGCATATAATACATGCCGGAAGTAAACACCCCGGACTCATCATCATACGCAGGCATGCTGTAGAACATCCAGCAATTTTGTGCACCCAAATTGGGGAACTGTCTGCCACGGCCTTGAGATGACATTGTAAGACGGAGTGGGTAGATTTTGCCCCTGAGACGAGGCAGCAGATGTCCGGAGAACCCATTTGTGCAGTGGAATACCTTGGTGGCTCGAATACTGCCTCGTGAAGTGGCAAGGACATACGGATATCCGCTGTCCGACTCGGGAGAATACGTGATAGATGTTACGGCGGTATTGGTCTCAATGGAGAATCGATCCTTGCAAGTCCGAAGGAGTGACTCGAATACTCTTGTGATGAGGCGATACGGCCAGAATACATGTGCGGGTATACAAAGAGCGCCTTTAGCGCCTTTGAGGTTATAATTCTGGAAGGTCTGTTAACCTTCGTATCTCAAACAGCTAGATTGTGAGGTCAGTGACAAATTACCTGCTCTATCTCTGTCTGACCGATGACCTTTATCACGCCTCGTTCCTCTGGAAATGATTCTTCGTAAAGTTTAATCGATGGAATACATTCGTTGAAaagctcttcatctttgaaGGCAATGACAGCTTCGACAGCCCTCTTCTCGCAAGCCTTTTCCACATCGGAGCCCTGTTCTGTGATCAAGGCAGAGAGGTTCTCCAAGGTTCTCTTACAGAacttggcaatggcttcgGCCCCTTCTTTCCCGAACCCTTGAGTAAATTCTCCAAAATGTGAAGGTACGTGAGATAGCATAAATCCGGCATTGCGACTTGTAGCTCCACTGGTCAAAGTTCGCGCATCCAGAACCATCACCTTTTTATCATGTGCTAGTTCATGCTCGAGAATGTGCTTGGCAACGCTGCAGCCTGTGATCCCCGAgccgatgatggcaaagtctgTAAATGATGGAAGGGTCTCGGACTGAACGTCAGAGAGAGGATGTAGTGGTATTTGCCATGTCGGGAGTGTGGGATTGCTTTTAGGGATGCCGGGGTCTGCGTTGATCTGAGAGACGAGCTTGGCTTTGACACTCTCGGGGAACTTTGATTGGACTGAATGAGCCATCTTGATGACGGTTGCTTTGAAAGTTTGAATGAGTTCTACACGATGTGTGCCATGCTTTTCCCGTCAAACCCTCACCCCCAGACTGTACATATATATAACGTGACAGCCCGTCAACATCACCCGAGACTCAAGTTTATCGAGTGAATTGTGAACGTGAACTTAGATTTTGCTTCGATTCCCTCGCAGTCGCGGAACTGCGGAACCGCCAGCTTTGGCTCCATCGTGGCGGGAGTTTCGGATCCGCGACCCCAGATTCTTGGCGGCTTTACCACTCACACTTCTCCATGATGTGAATACCACGATGGTAAAACGCGGGGTAGATGGAGATGTAGTGGTGTCTCGGCAATGAATGAAAACTCTCAACTTCTAGAGGCACAATAGCGGGAGGCACATTTCAACTACCTGCATAGCCAGCCATGGTCAGCCACCCAGCCTGAGAATCTTCAGTGAGGCAGTAGTATATAAAAGCCATGGAAAGAATCCCAATGTAGCTATGTGAGAGCGCCCGAGATTACTTCAAAAAAGTTTACCTCTTTATCATACCGTCTACCTAAACCTGAACCTTCCCAATCCGTCAAGATGTCTTCGGAACAAACTGTCTCTGTCCTTGGTCTAGGGCTTATGGGCTCTGCCCTCGCAAAAGCCCTGGTTCAGAATGGATGGAAAACTACAGTTTGGAACCGTTCTCCAGAAAAGGCTCAACCTCTTGTTGAACTCGGTGCCTCCGCATCGACAACTGCTGCAGATTGCGTCCGGGCGAGCCGTGTTATTATTACTTGTGTGATGGATCCTGCTGCTCTCCAGGGAATCCTCAAAACTCTTACACAAGAAGACTGCAAGGGCCGTATTCTGGTGGACTATACGTCGGGCGTTCCTTCAGAAATGCGCAAATGTGAAGATCAAGCACTCGCGCTGTCCTTGAAGTATTTTCACGGCGCCATCTTAACAATGCCTTCACTCATTGgcatgtcaacttcaactctCCTTCATAGCGGCGCCGATGAAATCACCTTCGAATCTATAAATCCCGTTTTAAAAGCGTTCGGACAATCGATCTATCTTGGACAAGACGCCTCCTGGGCCACTCTGCAGGAGGGTATTCTGGGCTGCTGCTTCTATGGCTTTGCGGGGGGATTTGTCCAAGCCATGGCACTTCTAAAATCGTCGAGCTTTTATGTTCCTGGTGGTGCTCAGACACTCATGTCTCAAGGAATTCTGCCCTTGCTTACTGAACAGTTTCCACATATCTTTGCAGACTTGGCTAGGCAGATTGATGAACAAGCCTATGATAGTGAGGGTAATGGAATCAGATTGGATACACTGAAGAGTTCTCTGGAGCAGCTTATAAGGGTCAACTCAGAGCAAGGGCTAGTAAGCAATGCATTTGATCCAATGCTCAGTTTATTAAAGGCAAGGATAGCACAGGGCGGAGCGGCCGAGGAGATGAGCGGGCTTGTAGAAGCCATATCGAATCCCCCAAAACAAACATAAAATGCGGAGCACAATTTGGGCGGCATGAAGTTCAAGGCAGTCGCCTGTAGCTAAAAAGACGGAATGCACTCTGAAAATAAAGAAATAGTGAAAGATGCCCCTGACCAGCAGACACGTTCCCACATATTGCAACTAGTTCTTTCTACCTTCGCAACAAGCTATCTTTCATACTCTGACAGGTAAAACTTTGGCCTGCCATCATTTTATTGCCAAAATCCACTCCTCCATCCATTTATGAACCCAGTCTTTGTTTACAGCAGGCATTCCCCGCAACGATGGACTGACTTCACTTGCTCGGTCAATCGACATCAAATGTGCTGTTGAATCATCCGCCCATAAACTATCTCGATAAAAGTCGAAGAGTCTTACAGCAGGGTTTAAACGGGCCGCGTTTTGCATCTCGAGACTATTAGCCTCGGCTACATCATCCATGCTATTCTTCAAGCGATCCAACCAAACAGAAGGTATCACGACATCAAGTTCTTTTCCCAGATAGGCCTTTGCAGAGTCAAGGACCGCTGGTACCAGGTCATCCCACTTGATTGTTTGCGGATTTCGTATGTTGAATACATCCGCGGTTGAAATGTTCGGTGTATTGTTCGAAATGTGATTACCAAGTGCGATATCCGTTAAGACTTCTGACAGGAGATCGGAAGGAACCCAATCTATGTTGGAAAACTGGGACCCCAAACTGTTTGGCAAATACCCGAGGTATATGGAACTTGTGACAAGGCTCGGTAGCCATTCGGCGGTATTCCACACGCCTTGGTGATGTACAGCCCCTGCGACTTGACCTACTCTTGCAACTTGAACTGGGATGCCTAGCTCCTTAGATCCGATATTACAGAGCCTCTCACCCAGGTACT
This window contains:
- a CDS encoding FAD dependent oxidoreductase (similar to Metarhizium robertsii ARSEF 23 XP_007824309.1), producing MAHSVQSKFPESVKAKLVSQINADPGIPKSNPTLPTWQIPLHPLSDVQSETLPSFTDFAIIGSGITGCSVAKHILEHELAHDKKVMVLDARTLTSGATSRNAGFMLSHVPSHFGEFTQGFGKEGAEAIAKFCKRTLENLSALITEQGSDVEKACEKRAVEAVIAFKDEELFNECIPSIKLYEESFPEERGVIKVIGQTEIEQNYNLKGAKGALCIPAHVFWPYRLITRVFESLLRTCKDRFSIETNTAVTSITYSPESDSGYPYVLATSRGSIRATKVFHCTNGFSGHLLPRLRGKIYPLRLTMSSQGRGRQFPNLGAQNCWMFYSMPAYDDESGVFTSGMYYMQQNAKTGDLFFGGEKQLLEEKVTSDDTKVSAVSIENVSSILPTLFLEGWDDPKTGAAHDPEIHRIWSGIAAATPDQLPLVGKIPLSITGRGIEGSEWIAAGYNGYGMTQCWSAGEAIARMALGEPVPNWLPEMYLATEERLKDDGRMGSEAAIHAIA
- a CDS encoding NAD binding domain of 6-phosphogluconate dehydrogenase domain-containing protein, with amino-acid sequence MSSEQTVSVLGLGLMGSALAKALVQNGWKTTVWNRSPEKAQPLVELGASASTTAADCVRASRVIITCVMDPAALQGILKTLTQEDCKGRILVDYTSGVPSEMRKCEDQALALSLKYFHGAILTMPSLIGMSTSTLLHSGADEITFESINPVLKAFGQSIYLGQDASWATLQEGILGCCFYGFAGGFVQAMALLKSSSFYVPGGAQTLMSQGILPLLTEQFPHIFADLARQIDEQAYDSEGNGIRLDTLKSSLEQLIRVNSEQGLVSNAFDPMLSLLKARIAQGGAAEEMSGLVEAISNPPKQT